In Labrus mixtus chromosome 11, fLabMix1.1, whole genome shotgun sequence, a single window of DNA contains:
- the ptpn6 gene encoding tyrosine-protein phosphatase non-receptor type 6, translating to MSCGWFHRDITGLQAEEMLKNRGIHGSFLARPSKKSVGDFSLSVRVAELVTHIRIQNTGDFYDLYGGEKFATLSELVEYYTAENGILQDKDGTVIELKYPLNCSDPTTERWYHGHLSGPNAEKLLGARDDPGTFLVRESLSKPGDFVLSVLTDEKSKSGGKRVSHIKIMCQNDRYTVGCSELFDTLTDLVEYYKRKGIEEMSGNWVHLRQPYYSTRVNAADIDNRVRQLDETAQQLKEGEGEKSKAGFWEEFDALQKLEAKVKKSREEGQRPENKSKNRYKNILPFNDTRVILQDTDPDVVGSDYINANYVRNTLWEAADQKVYIATQGCLATTVNDFWKMVWQENTRVIVMTTREVEKGRNKCVPYWPDPESSNEFGPYVVMCQSEREAADYKVRVLEMAPLDKPKHSRTIWHYQYMSWPDHGVPQEPGGVLSFLTQVNTKQAEYPDAGPMIIHCSAGIGRTGTILVIDMIIETIDTIGLDCDIDIPKYIQMVREQRSGMVQTEAQYKFIYLAVSEYIQTTKAKDCAYMEADTEYGNLQLKHQPASRKVSKNTEDVYENLSKGKKDVKKQKSDKKSGSVRKR from the exons ATGTCTTGTGG GTGGTTCCACAGAGACATCACAGGCCTGCAGGCCGAGGAAATGCTCAAGAACCGAGGCATACATGGCAGCTTTTTAGCCCGACCCAGCAAGAAAAGTGTGGGAGATTTCTCACTGTCTGTCAG GGTGGCCGAGCTGGTGACCCACATCCGCATCCAAAACACAGGAGACTTCTACGACCTATACGGTGGGGAGAAGTTTGCCACCCTGTCTGAGCTGGTTGAGTACTACACGGCAGAGAACGGCATCCTGCAGGACAAAGATGGCACCGTCATCGAGCTCAAATACCCCCTGAATTGCTCTGACCCCACCACAGAGAG GTGGTACCACGGTCACCTGTCCGGGCCCAATGCAGAGAAACTGCTCGGTGCTCGAGATGATCCGGGGACATTTCTCGTCCGAGAGTCGCTGTCCAAACCTGGAGACTTTGTTCTGTCGGTTCTGACAGACGAGAAGAGCAAAAGCGGAGGAAAGAGGGTCTCCCACATCAAGATCATGTGTCAG aACGACAGGTACACAGTGGGATGTTCAGAGTTGTTTGACACACTGACAGACTTGGTGGAATATTACAAACGCAAAGGCATCGAGGAGATGTCGGGGAACTGGGTGCATTTAAGACAG CCGTATTACTCCACCAGAGTGAACGCAGCAGACATCGACAACAGAGTGAGACAGCTGGATGAGACCGcacagcagctgaaggaggGCGAGGGAGAGAAGAGCAAGGCGGGCTTCTGGGAAGAGTTTGAC GCTCTTCAAAAGTTGGAGGCGAAGGTGAAAAAGAGCCGAGAGGAGGGCCAGAGGCCTGAAAATAAGAGCAAAAACAGATACAAGAATATTCTTCCCT TCAATGACACCAGGGTGATCCTGCAGGACACTGATCCTGATGTCGTAGGTTCGGATTACATTAATGCCAACTACGTGAGA aaCACCCTGTGGGAGGCCGCAGATCAGAAAGTTTACATTGCCACCCAGGGATGCCTTGCAACAACTGTCAACGATTTCTGGAAGATGGTTTGGCAGGAGAACACGAGGGTGATTGTCATGACAACCAGAGAGGTGGAGAAAGGCCGG AATAAATGTGTGCCGTACTGGCCCGACCCTGAGAGCTCCAACGAGTTTGGTCCATACGTGGTGATGTGTCAGTCAGAGAGGGAAGCTGCAGATTACAAAGTCCGAGTTCTGGAGATGGCTCCTTTGGACAAG ccTAAACATTCTCGTACCATTTGGCACTATCAGTACATGAGCTGGCCTGACCATGGCGTCCCTCAGGAGCCGGGTGGCGTCCTCAGCTTCCTCACTCAAGTGAACACCAAACAGGCTGAATATCCCGATGCTGGACCCATGATCATCCACTGCAG CGCTGGGATTGGTCGAACAGGCACCATCTTGGTGATTGACATGATCATCGAGACCATTGACACTattg GTCTAGACTGTGACATTGACATCCCCAAATACATCCAGATGGTGCGAGAGCAGCGCTCTGGCATGGTGCAGACAGAAGCTCAGTACAAGTTCATCTATCTGGCTGTTTCTGAGTACATTCAGACCACCAAGGCCAAAGACTGTGCTTACATG GAAGCTGACACAGAGTATGGAAATCTGCAACTCAAACACCAACCAGCCAGCAGGAAGGTCTCAAA aaacacagaggacGTTTACGAGAATCTGTCCAAAGGAAAGAAGGATGTGAAGAAGCAAAAGTCAGACAAGAAAAGTGGCTCAGTGAGGAAAAGATAG